Proteins encoded within one genomic window of Spiribacter curvatus:
- a CDS encoding SAM-dependent methyltransferase encodes MTSHQESVIDLPSPLPLAGRILLGWLSRLRRGRMEGQMPDGEPFLIQGREAGPTGTMRLHRPLRMVARIATRGSVGFAESYMAGEWSSPDTAHLLELMLRNEDAFQQRMEPSWLHRLRLSLHHRGRRNTQQGSRRNIAAHYDLGNEFYRHWLDDTMTYSAAIFERPDQPLVEAQRNKYDRLLDTLGAQPGEHILEIGCGWGGFAMAAARRGIKVTGLTLSTEQLAWARRQIAEAGFADQVDLRLEDYRDTRGRFDHAVSIEMLEAVGEDYWPAYFRMLHDRVRPGGRIGLHGITIDEDRFEEYRRRPDFIQRYIFPGGMLPTPQRLAQESNNGGLEVLESTGLGQHYATTLLQWDARFVQALPRIRALGFDDYFINMWRYYLAYCYAGFRTESIDVKRVLLRRP; translated from the coding sequence ATGACGAGTCACCAGGAGTCGGTCATCGACCTACCCTCGCCCCTTCCCCTGGCCGGACGCATTCTGCTGGGCTGGCTCAGCCGTCTGCGCCGGGGCCGGATGGAGGGTCAGATGCCCGACGGCGAACCCTTCCTCATTCAGGGCCGCGAGGCCGGCCCCACCGGTACGATGCGGCTGCATCGGCCCCTCCGCATGGTGGCGCGGATCGCCACCCGCGGGTCAGTGGGCTTTGCCGAGAGCTATATGGCCGGTGAATGGTCGAGCCCCGACACGGCACATCTGCTCGAGCTGATGCTGCGCAACGAGGACGCCTTTCAGCAGCGCATGGAGCCCTCCTGGCTGCATCGCCTGCGTCTGTCACTGCACCATCGCGGGCGCCGGAACACCCAGCAGGGCAGCCGCCGCAACATCGCCGCCCATTATGATCTCGGTAACGAGTTCTATCGCCACTGGCTCGACGACACGATGACCTACTCGGCGGCGATCTTCGAGCGCCCCGATCAGCCCCTCGTTGAGGCGCAGCGCAATAAGTATGACCGGCTGCTCGACACCCTCGGTGCCCAGCCCGGTGAGCATATCCTCGAGATCGGCTGCGGCTGGGGCGGCTTTGCAATGGCCGCGGCGCGCCGGGGCATTAAGGTCACCGGCCTGACCCTGTCCACCGAACAGCTCGCCTGGGCCCGGCGCCAGATCGCCGAGGCCGGGTTCGCCGACCAGGTGGATCTGCGCCTCGAGGACTATCGCGATACCCGCGGTCGCTTTGACCACGCCGTGTCCATCGAGATGCTCGAGGCGGTGGGCGAGGACTACTGGCCCGCCTACTTCCGGATGCTCCATGACCGCGTCCGCCCCGGCGGGCGGATCGGGTTGCATGGCATTACGATTGATGAGGACCGATTCGAGGAATACCGTCGCCGGCCGGATTTCATCCAGCGCTATATCTTCCCCGGCGGCATGCTACCGACGCCGCAGCGGCTGGCGCAGGAGAGCAACAATGGCGGTCTCGAGGTCCTCGAGTCCACTGGCCTTGGCCAGCACTACGCCACCACGCTGCTGCAGTGGGATGCCCGCTTCGTACAGGCACTGCCGCGGATCCGCGCACTCGGCTTCGATGATTACTTCATCAATATGTGGCGCTATTACCTGGCCTACTGCTATGCCGGATTCCGCACCGAGAGCATCGACGTGAAACGCGTGCTGCTGCGTCGGCCGTGA
- a CDS encoding DUF1365 domain-containing protein produces MTAADALTLYSGQLVHERRIEPRYHFSYRVFSLLLDIDRLDEAARRHRLFSHNRFNLIGFRDSDHGPKDGSPLRPWIDARLAEAGIELDGGRVQILCYPRVLGYVFNPLTLWFCRHADGTLRAVLAEVRNTFGQWHGYLLHEKGDALPERLRDSATKVFHVSPFLPRNGHYQFRIQAPDERYGATVNWHNVDHPETPALIAVQTGERRRGGDRGLLRAAVTVPFMTLKVIAAIHWQALKIWLRGGRFHRKPAPPDSEISQ; encoded by the coding sequence ATGACGGCGGCCGACGCACTCACGCTCTACAGCGGCCAGCTGGTTCACGAGCGCCGGATCGAGCCCCGGTATCACTTCAGCTACCGGGTGTTCAGCCTGCTGCTCGATATCGACCGTCTGGATGAGGCGGCCCGTCGTCATCGGCTGTTCTCGCACAACCGCTTCAACCTGATTGGATTCCGCGACAGCGATCACGGCCCCAAGGATGGCTCCCCCCTACGCCCGTGGATCGATGCGCGACTCGCGGAGGCAGGCATCGAGCTTGACGGCGGCCGGGTGCAGATCCTCTGTTACCCGCGGGTGCTGGGCTATGTATTCAATCCGCTCACGTTGTGGTTCTGCCGGCATGCCGACGGGACGCTCCGCGCCGTCCTCGCGGAGGTCCGCAACACCTTCGGGCAGTGGCATGGCTATCTGCTCCACGAAAAGGGCGATGCGCTCCCGGAGCGACTGCGCGACTCGGCGACCAAGGTCTTCCATGTCTCGCCGTTCCTGCCCCGCAACGGCCACTATCAGTTCCGCATACAGGCCCCGGACGAGCGCTATGGTGCGACCGTGAACTGGCATAATGTCGATCACCCGGAGACACCTGCCCTGATTGCGGTGCAGACCGGTGAGCGCCGACGCGGGGGGGACCGGGGCTTGCTCCGCGCCGCCGTGACGGTACCCTTTATGACGCTGAAAGTGATTGCTGCCATTCACTGGCAGGCCCTCAAGATCTGGCTCCGGGGTGGACGCTTCCACCGCAAACCGGCGCCGCCGGATTCGGAGATCAGTCAATGA